A window of the Miscanthus floridulus cultivar M001 chromosome 14, ASM1932011v1, whole genome shotgun sequence genome harbors these coding sequences:
- the LOC136505491 gene encoding protein ZINC INDUCED FACILITATOR-LIKE 1-like, which produces MVGRGFSSIFWGILADRIGRKPVIAFSILSVVILNTLFGLSTTYWMAITTRLVLGALNGLLAPIKAYCVEVCQAEHQALGLSIVNTAWALGLIVGPALGGYLSQPTEKYPHIFSKDSVFGRFPYLLPCLSVSAFATIVLISCEWLPETIHKHKVPEMDTKIFKALSLEEGYWDPPRKKKSLLQNRPWISTMLPYCFFSLHDTAYSEILSLWAVSDRKYGGLSFSTEDIGQVLAMAGASLLVYQLIIYRWVHKILGAVNSSRIASAVSILVLATYPFMTYLSGVKLSFALYSAAMMRSALAITVNTGISLLQNNAVCQEQRGTANGISTTAMSFFKSIAPVGAGALFSWAQKCQDAAFLPSDQVVFMVLNLVQLLGLISTFEPFLV; this is translated from the exons ATGGTGGGCAGAGGCTTTTCTTCAATTTTCTGGGGCATTCTCGCAGACCGTATTGGACGGAAGCCTGTCATCGCATTTTCAATCTTGTCTGT GGTCATATTGAACACACTATTTGGTCTAAGTACAACGTATTGGATGGCAATTACTACAAGACTTGTGCTGGGTGCTCTAAATGGCCTGCTTGCCCCAATAAAG GCATATTGCGTTGAAGTTTGTCAAGCCGAACATCAGGCACTTGGACTCTCAATT GTGAACACGGCATGGGCTTTGGGTCTTATTGTTGGTCCAGCTCTTGGAGGTTACCTTTCACAG CCAACTGAGAAATATCCTCACATATTTTCCAAAGATTCTGTCTTTGGCAG ATTTCCATATCTTTTACCCTGTCTAAGTGTATCAGCATTTGCTACAATTGTCCTCATAAGCTGTGAATGGCTTCCG GAGACTATACATAAACATAAAGTTCCCGAAATGGATaccaaaatatttaaagcattGTCATTAGAAGAGGGTTATTGGGATCCACCTCGCAAGAAGAAGAGTTTGCTCCAGAACAGGCCTTGGATATCAACTATGCTACCTTACTGCTTTTTTAGTCTTCATGACACAGCATATAGTGAG ATACTTTCCTTGTGGGCTGTGAGCGATCGGAAGTATGGTGGCCTTAGCTTCTCAACTGAAGATATTGGTCAGGTTCTTGCTATGGCAG GTGCTAGTCTTCTAGTATACCAGCTTATCATTTATCGCTGGGTTCATAAAATTCTTGGAGCAGTGAACTCATCACGTATTGCATCT GCTGtgtctatacttgttcttgcaaCTTATCCCTTTATGACATACCTATCGGGAGTGAAACTTTCATTTGCTCTTtattctgctgccatgatgagaAGTGCTCTTGCG ATCACTGTCAACACAGGAATTTCCCTTCTACAGAATAATGCTGTG TGCCAAGAACAAAGAGGCACCGCAAATGGTATATCAACAACTGCAATGTCATTCTTCAAGTCAATTGCTCCAGTAGGTGCAGGGGCTCT ATTCTCATGGGCACAAAAATGTCAAGATGCTGCTTTCCTGCCAA GTGATCAGGTGGTGTTCATGGTGCTGAATCTGGTGCAGCTCCTTGGGCTGATATCCACCTTTGAGCCCTTTCTGGTGTAA